A single region of the Triticum dicoccoides isolate Atlit2015 ecotype Zavitan chromosome 2B, WEW_v2.0, whole genome shotgun sequence genome encodes:
- the LOC119361704 gene encoding receptor-like protein kinase 2 translates to MPLLPATTAAPMRHLHLILFLPILLNLLLFTSTSTAASTSPNPEVAFLSSWLAASPSRPPDWAPTAASPCKWSHVACDAAGRAVVSVTFQSVHLAVPAPSGLCAALPGLVSFVASDANLTGGVPGDLALCRRLATLDLSGNSLTGPVPASLGNLTALESLVLNTNQLSGPIPAELGGLAASLKNLLLFDNRLSGELPAELGGLRRLESLRAGGNHDLSGPIPDSFSKLSNLAVLGLADTKISGTLPPSIGNLKSLQTLSIYTTMLSGSIPPELALCANLTDVYLYENALSGALPPELGALKSLQKLLLWQNALTGPIPDSFGNLTSLVSLDLSINSISGVIPPSLGRLPALQDLMLSDNNLTGTIPVQLANATALVQLQLDTNEISGLIPSELGRSLTNLQVLFAWQNRLEGAIPVTLASMASLQALDLSHNRFTGAVPPGLFLLRNLTKLLILSNDLSGVIPPEIGKATSLVRLRLGGNRIAGEIPAAVGGMKSIVFLDLGSNRLTGTVPAELGDCSQLQMLDLSNNTLTGALPESLSGVRGLQELDVSHNQLTGPVPESFGRLAVLSRLVLAGNALSGNIPAALGRCRALELLDLSDNRLSGSIPDELCSLAGLDIALNLSRNGLTGTIPARISQLSKLSVLDLSYNAFAGSLTPLAGLDNLVTLNVSQNNFSGYLPDTKLFRQLSASSLAGNSGLCTKGGDVCFVGVDADGRPMSVTASDDAQRAHRLKLAIALLVTATVAMVLGMIGILRARGVGVKGNGGGGSSDSEAGGGELGWPWQFTPFQKVSFSVDQVVRSLVDANIIGKGVSGVVYRVSLDSGETIAVKKLWPATTAAAAAFKDAGRDSFSAEVRTLGSIRHKNIVRFLGCCWNKSTRLLMYDYMANGSLGAVLHERGGGGAQLEWDVRYRIVLGSAQGLAYLHHGCSPPIVHRDIKANNILIGLDFEAYIADFGLAKLVDEGADFGRSSNTVAGSYGYIAPEYGYMLKITEKSDVYSYGVVVLEVLTGKQPIDPTIPDGQHVVDWVRRHKGGAGVLDPALHGRSDTEVEEMLQVMGVALLCVSPVPDERPAMKDVAAMLKEIRLEREEYAKVDVLLKGGGGCGSPTKDATSTTMPMATTKATTSTSSTPPCRQGPGSSACNSNSSSFSAAYSSSKAKSPFG, encoded by the exons ATGCCATTGTTGCCGGCGACGACGGCAGCCCCGATGCGCCACCTCCAcctcatcctcttcctccccatcttactcaacctcctcctcttcacctccacctccaccgccgcctccacttcCCCTAACCCAGAGGTCGCCTTCCTCTCCTCATGGCTGGCCGCGTCGCCCTCCCGCCCGCCGGACTGGGCCCCGACCGCCGCGTCCCCGTGCAAGTGGTCGCACGTCGCCTGCGACGCCGCCGGCAGGGCGGTCGTGTCCGTCACCTTCCAGTCCGTGCACCTCGCCGTGCCGGCGCCGTCCGGCCTCTGCGCCGCGCTGCCGGGGCTCGTCAGCTTTGTTGCGTCGGACGCCAACCTGACCGGCGGCGTGCCGGGGGACCTGGCGCTGTGCCGCCGCCTCGCCACGCTTGACCTCAGCGGCAACTCCCTCACGGGCCCCGTCCCGGCGTCGCTCGGCAACTTGACGGCGCTGGAGTCGCTCGTGCTCAACACCAACCAGCTCTCCGGGCCCATCCCGGCCGAGCTCGGCGGGCTCGCGGCGTCGCTCAAGAACCTGCTGCTGTTCGACAACCGCCTCTCCGGCGAGCTTCCCGCAGAGCTCGGCGGGCTGCGGCGGCTCGAGTCCCTCCGCGCCGGCGGCAACCACGACCTCTCCGGCCCGATCCCCGACTCGTTCTCCAAGCTGTCCAACCTCGCCGTGCTCGGCCTCGCGGATACAAAGATCTCCGGCACGCTCCCGCCGTCGATCGGCAACCTCAAGAGCCTCCAGACGCTGTCGATATACACCACCATGCTCTCCGGCTCCATCCCGCCGGAGCTCGCGCTGTGCGCCAACCTCACCGACGTGTACCTCTACGAGAACGCGCTCTCCGGCGCGCTCCCCCCGGAGCTCGGCGCGCTCAAGAGCCTCCAGAAGCTCCTATTGTGGCAGAACGCGCTCACCGGCCCCATCCCGGACAGCTTCGGCAACCTCACGTCTCTCGTCTCGCTCGACCTCTCCATCAACTCCATCTCCGGCGTCATCCCGCCGTCGCTCGGGCGGCTGCCGGCTCTTCAGGACCTCATGCTCAGCGACAACAACCTCACCGGCACCATCCCCGTGCAGCTCGCCAACGCGACGGCGCTCGTGCAGCTGCAGCTCGACACCAACGAGATCTCCGGCCTCATCCCGTCGGAGCTCGGCCGGAGCCTGACCAACCTGCAGGTGCTGTTCGCGTGGCAGAACCGCCTCGAGGGCGCCATCCCGGTCACGCTCGCGTCAATGGCGAGCCTCCAGGCGCTCGACCTCTCGCACAACCGCTTCACCGGCGCTGTGCCGCCGGGGCTCTTCCTGCTGCGCAACCTCACCAAGCTGCTAATCTTGTCCAACGACCTCTCCGGCGTGATACCGCCGGAGATCGGGAAGGCGACGAGCCTTGTGCGTTTGAGGCTTGGAGGCAACCGCATCGCCGGTGAGATCCCCGCGGCCGTGGGCGGGATGAAGAGCATCGTCTTCCTCGACCTCGGCAGCAACCGCCTGACCGGCACCGTGCCCGCCGAGCTCGGCGACTGCTCGCAGCTCCAGATGCTCGACCTCAGCAACAACACGCTCACCGGAGCCCTGCCGGAGTCGCTATCCGGCGTGCGCGGCCTGCAGGAGCTCGACGTCTCGCACAACCAGCTCACCGGCCCCGTGCCAGAATCCTTCGGAAGGCTGGCGGTGCTGAGCCGTCTCGTCCTCGCCGGCAACGCGCTGTCCGGGAACATACCGGCGGCGCTCGGGCGGTGCCGCGCGCTCGAGCTGCTCGACCTAAGCGACAACCGCCTCTCCGGCAGCATCCCCGACGAGCTCTGCAGCCTCGCTGGCCTCGACATCGCCCTCAACCTCAGCCGCAACGGCCTCACAGGCACGATACCGGCGAGGATATCGCAGCTGAGCAAGCTGTCCGTGCTCGACCTGTCCTACAACGCGTTCGCCGGCAGCCTGACGCCGCTCGCCGGCCTCGACAACCTCGTCACGCTCAACGTGTCGCAGAACAACTTCTCCGGGTACCTCCCGGACACGAAGCTCTTCCGGCAGCTCTCGGCGTCGAGCCTCGCCGGGAACTCGGGGCTCTGCACCAAAGGCGGCGACGTGTGCTTCGTTGGCGTGGACGCCGACGGCCGGCCGATGTCGGTGACCGCTAGCGACGATGCGCAGCGCGCGCACCGGCTCAAGCTCGCCATCGCGCTGCTGGTGACCGCGACGGTGGCGATGGTGCTCGGGATGATCGGCATACTGAGAGCGCGCGGGGTGGGCGTGAAGGGCAATGGCGGGGGCGGGAGCAGCGACTcggaggccggcggcggggagctggggtggccgtgGCAGTTCACGCCGTTCCAGAAGGTGAGCTTCTCGGTGGACCAGGTGGTGCGGAGCCTGGTGGACGCCAACATCATCGGCAAGGGCGTGTCCGGCGTGGTGTACCGCGTGAGCCTGGACTCCGGCGAGACCATCGCCGTGAAGAAGCTGTGGCCGGCCACGACGGCCGCCGCGGCCGCGTTCAAGGACGCCGGCCGGGACTCGTTCTCGGCGGAGGTGCGCACGCTGGGCTCCATCCGGCACAAGAACATCGTGAGGTTCCTCGGCTGCTGCTGGAACAAGAGCACGCGGCTGCTCATGTACGACTACATGGCCAACGGCAGCCTCGGCGCCGTGCTCcacgagcgcggcggcggcggcgcgcagctCGAGTGGGACGTCCGATACCGGATCGTGCTCGGGTCGGCGCAGGGCCTCGCGTACCTGCACCACGGCTGCTCGCCGCCCATCGTCCACCGTGACATCAAGGCCAACAACATCCTCATCGGCCTCGACTTCGAGGCCTACATCGCCGACTTCGGCCTCGCCAAGCTCGTCGACGAGGGCGCCGACTTCGGCCGCTCCTCCAACACCGTCGCCGGATCCTATGGCTACATCGCCCCCG AGTATGGGTACATGCTCAAGATCACGGAGAAGAGCGACGTGTACAGctacggcgtggtggtgttggaggTGCTGACCGGGAAGCAGCCGATCGACCCGACCATCCCGGACGGGCAACACGTGGTGGACTGGGTGCGGCGGCACAAGGGCGGTGCCGGCGTGTTGGACCCGGCGCTGCACGGCCGATCCGACACGGAGGTGGAGGAGATGCTCCAAGTCATGGGCGTGGCCCTGCTTTGCGTCAGCCCCGTCCCCGATGAGCGGCCGGCCATGAAGGACGTCGCGGCCATGCTCAAGGAGATCCGGCTCGAGCGCGAGGAGTATGCCAAGGTCGATGTCCTGCTCAAGGGTGGCGGCGGTTGCGGGTCGCCGACCAAGGATGCCACCTCAACAACAATGCCGATGGCGACCACAAAGGCCACCACGTCGACATCGAGCACGCCACCGTGCCGGCAAGGCCCCGGGAGCAGCGCGTGCAACAGCAATAGCAGCAGCTTCTCCGCCGCCTACTCCTCATCCAAGGCCAAATCGCCATTCGGTTGA